In the genome of Mytilus edulis chromosome 3, xbMytEdul2.2, whole genome shotgun sequence, one region contains:
- the LOC139516452 gene encoding interferon-induced protein 44-like, with product MHDRIHCVVFVVDANNDPDYPMTEHVQEQIKETQELMNEKDIPQLILMNEIDGLSESVRRDLSRIFHSKEVKERVEKLAHSLRLPPYTVLPMKNIDTEQCMDIHVNILALYNLRQMLRAANDYLLNYLDEFMVDKCEPTDEKSSDTM from the exons ATGCACGACAGAATACACTGCGTTGTCTTCGTTGTGGATGCCAATAATGACCCGGATTATCCCATGACTGAGCATGTGCAGGAACAGATTAAGGAAACACAAGAACTTATGAATGAAAAAG ATATTCCACAGCTGATTTTGATGAATGAAATTGATGGTCTGTCTGAGTCAGTAAGGAGAGATCTGTCAAGAATTTTTCATAGTAAAGAAGTCAAGGAACGAGTAGAAAAACTAGCACATTCTTTGAGATTACCACCATACACAGTTCTACCAATGAAGAACATTGATACTGAACAATGCATGGACATACACGTCAACATTCTGGCCTTGTACAATCTTCGTCAGATGTTAAGGGCAGCAAACGACTATCTCCTTAACTACTTGGACGAATTCATGGTTGATAAATGTGAACCCACAGACGAAAAATCAAGTGATACCATGTAA